Proteins from a single region of Choloepus didactylus isolate mChoDid1 chromosome 10, mChoDid1.pri, whole genome shotgun sequence:
- the ECM2 gene encoding extracellular matrix protein 2 isoform X1: MKFTVLYYFLLLMTFHIDFGQNEETPRKQRRKIYYRRLKKSSLSNHKSKRQLGIQPTIVALAAKFPTVNLDYSTEENFESFLSFPGRESSYNVLPGKKGRCLVKGMVMYDKAVWSPEPCTTCLCWNGKVLCDETMCHPQTCPKTHIPEGECCPVCSDAVTYPLLTDIALNDRSEFSGDSSEQRESINLLHNQLPPTQVEMDPVLRKEALQSEENEEEIEEDEDKEQEKNTAGPLDPGNSHSEESREQGRQSSQVEERQAHQHWGQGREEEEEEEGEDEEEEGEDTLRGDVFRMPPRVPIPAPPRNAPTLPSRCSLSYKTISCIHVELTQIPPITAPEITSLELVGNAITSIPDGAFNGLPNLERLDLSKNNITSSGIGPKAFKFLKKLMRLNMDGNKLIQIPSELPCTLEELKINENNLQGIDEESLSDLNKLVTLELEGNSLSETNVNPLAFKPLKSLSYLRLGKNKFRIIPQGLPASIEELYLENNQIEEITEICFNHTRMINVIVLRHNKIEENRIAPLAWINQGNLESIDLSYNKLYHVPSYLPKSLLHLVLVGNQIERIPGYVFGHMEPGLEYLYLSFNKLTNDGVDPVSFYGAYHSLRELFLDHNDLKSIPSGIQEMKALHFLRLNNNKIRNIFPEQICNAEETGDSNLEHLHLENNYIKTREISSYAFSCIRSYSNIILKPQNIK; the protein is encoded by the exons ATGAAGTTTACAGTTCtgtattattttcttctgcttatgaCTTTTCATATTGACTTTGGACAAAATGAAGAAACTCCTAGGAAACAAAGGAGGAAGATCTATTACAGAAGATTGAAGAAAAGTTCCTTATCCAACCATAAGTCAAAAAGACAGCTTGGAATTCAGCCAACTATTGTTGCACTAGCAGCAAAATTTCCTACTGTTAACCTTGATTATAGCACTGAGGAAAACTTTGAATCCTTTTTAAGTTTTCCTGGAAGAGAATCAAGCTATAATGTGTTACCAG GAAAGAAGGGGCGCTGTTTGGTAAAAGGGATGGTCATGTATGACAAAGCCGTGTGGTCTCCTGAGCCTTGCACTACCTGCCTCTGTTGGAATGGGAAAGTGCTATGTGATGAAACCATGTGCCACCCTCAGACGTGCCCTAAAACGCACATACCTGAAGGAGAATGCTGCCCAGTCTGCTCTGACGCTG TCACCTATCCTCTACTCACTGATATAGCATTAAATGATAGAAGTGAATTTTCTGGTGATTCTTCAGAACAAAGAGAATCTATCAATTTACTTCATAACCAACTGCCACCGACTCAGGTGGAAATGGACCCAGTATTAAGAAAAGAAGCACTTCAATCTGAGGAGAATGAAGAAGAAATCGAAGAAGATGAAGATaaggagcaagagaaaaacacTGCTGGGCCTCTAGATCCGGGAAATTCTCACAGTGAGGAGAGCAGAGAACAGGGAAGGCAGAGCTCTCAAGTGGAGGAGAGGCAGGCACATCAACATTGGGgccaaggaagggaagaagaggaggaggaggagggagaggacgaggaggaggagggagaagataCCCTCAGAGGCGATGTCTTCAGAATGCCCCCTCGAGTCCCAATACCGGCTCCTCCCAGAAACGCACCGACCCTGCCGAGCAGGTGCTCTCTGTCATACAAGACCATAAGTTGCATACATGTGGAGCTCACACAGATCCCACCAATAACGGCACCAGAGATAACGAGTCTGGAGCTTGTTG GGAATGCCATCACTTCCATTCCAGATGGAGCATTTAATGGATTGCCTAATTTGGAAAGGCTTGATCTGAGCAAAAATAACATCACCTCTTCAGGCATAGGCCCAAAAGCCTTCAAG tttttgaagaaGTTAATGCGTCTGAATATGGATGGAAACAAACTGATACAGATTCCTTCAGAATTACCATGTACATTAGAAGAACTGAAAATCAATGAGAACAATCTTCAGGGTATTGATGAAGAAAGTTTATCag actTAAATAAGTTGGTCACCTTAGAACTGGAAGGAAACAGCCTCAGTGAAACCAACGTCAATCCTTTAGCTTTCAAACCTCTGAAGAGCCTATCTTACCTGCGtctgggaaaaaataaatttagaattatACCACAGGGTCTTCCTGCTTCTATTGAG GAATTATATCTAGAAAATAACCAAATTGAAGAAATAACCGAAATTTGTTTCAATCACACCAGAATGATAAATGTTATTGTACTACGTCataataaaattgaagaaaacagaattgCTCCTTTAGCCTGGATAAATCAAGG AAATCTGGAATCGATTGACCTCTCCTACAACAAGCTCTATCATGTCCCCTCCTATCTTCCCAAGTCTCTGCTGCACCTAGTGCTCGTCGGGAACCAAATTGAGCGGATACCTGGCTATGTGTTTGGTCACATGGAGCCGGGTCTGGAATACTTGTACCTGTCATTTAATAAACTCACCAATGATGGAGTGGACCCAGTCTCATTCTATGGGGCATACCATTCTCTGAGAGAATTGTTTCTGGATCACAATGACTTAAAATCTATACCATCTGGCATACAAGAAATGAAGGCGCTCCATTTTCTGAGGTTGAACAACAACAAGATACG
- the ECM2 gene encoding extracellular matrix protein 2 isoform X2, translating into MKFTVLYYFLLLMTFHIDFGQNEETPRKQRRKIYYRRLKKSSLSNHKSKRQLGIQPTIVALAAKFPTVNLDYSTEENFESFLSFPGRESSYNVLPGKKGRCLVKGMVMYDKAVWSPEPCTTCLCWNGKVLCDETMCHPQTCPKTHIPEGECCPVCSDAEQRESINLLHNQLPPTQVEMDPVLRKEALQSEENEEEIEEDEDKEQEKNTAGPLDPGNSHSEESREQGRQSSQVEERQAHQHWGQGREEEEEEEGEDEEEEGEDTLRGDVFRMPPRVPIPAPPRNAPTLPSRCSLSYKTISCIHVELTQIPPITAPEITSLELVGNAITSIPDGAFNGLPNLERLDLSKNNITSSGIGPKAFKFLKKLMRLNMDGNKLIQIPSELPCTLEELKINENNLQGIDEESLSDLNKLVTLELEGNSLSETNVNPLAFKPLKSLSYLRLGKNKFRIIPQGLPASIEELYLENNQIEEITEICFNHTRMINVIVLRHNKIEENRIAPLAWINQGNLESIDLSYNKLYHVPSYLPKSLLHLVLVGNQIERIPGYVFGHMEPGLEYLYLSFNKLTNDGVDPVSFYGAYHSLRELFLDHNDLKSIPSGIQEMKALHFLRLNNNKIRNIFPEQICNAEETGDSNLEHLHLENNYIKTREISSYAFSCIRSYSNIILKPQNIK; encoded by the exons ATGAAGTTTACAGTTCtgtattattttcttctgcttatgaCTTTTCATATTGACTTTGGACAAAATGAAGAAACTCCTAGGAAACAAAGGAGGAAGATCTATTACAGAAGATTGAAGAAAAGTTCCTTATCCAACCATAAGTCAAAAAGACAGCTTGGAATTCAGCCAACTATTGTTGCACTAGCAGCAAAATTTCCTACTGTTAACCTTGATTATAGCACTGAGGAAAACTTTGAATCCTTTTTAAGTTTTCCTGGAAGAGAATCAAGCTATAATGTGTTACCAG GAAAGAAGGGGCGCTGTTTGGTAAAAGGGATGGTCATGTATGACAAAGCCGTGTGGTCTCCTGAGCCTTGCACTACCTGCCTCTGTTGGAATGGGAAAGTGCTATGTGATGAAACCATGTGCCACCCTCAGACGTGCCCTAAAACGCACATACCTGAAGGAGAATGCTGCCCAGTCTGCTCTGACGCTG AACAAAGAGAATCTATCAATTTACTTCATAACCAACTGCCACCGACTCAGGTGGAAATGGACCCAGTATTAAGAAAAGAAGCACTTCAATCTGAGGAGAATGAAGAAGAAATCGAAGAAGATGAAGATaaggagcaagagaaaaacacTGCTGGGCCTCTAGATCCGGGAAATTCTCACAGTGAGGAGAGCAGAGAACAGGGAAGGCAGAGCTCTCAAGTGGAGGAGAGGCAGGCACATCAACATTGGGgccaaggaagggaagaagaggaggaggaggagggagaggacgaggaggaggagggagaagataCCCTCAGAGGCGATGTCTTCAGAATGCCCCCTCGAGTCCCAATACCGGCTCCTCCCAGAAACGCACCGACCCTGCCGAGCAGGTGCTCTCTGTCATACAAGACCATAAGTTGCATACATGTGGAGCTCACACAGATCCCACCAATAACGGCACCAGAGATAACGAGTCTGGAGCTTGTTG GGAATGCCATCACTTCCATTCCAGATGGAGCATTTAATGGATTGCCTAATTTGGAAAGGCTTGATCTGAGCAAAAATAACATCACCTCTTCAGGCATAGGCCCAAAAGCCTTCAAG tttttgaagaaGTTAATGCGTCTGAATATGGATGGAAACAAACTGATACAGATTCCTTCAGAATTACCATGTACATTAGAAGAACTGAAAATCAATGAGAACAATCTTCAGGGTATTGATGAAGAAAGTTTATCag actTAAATAAGTTGGTCACCTTAGAACTGGAAGGAAACAGCCTCAGTGAAACCAACGTCAATCCTTTAGCTTTCAAACCTCTGAAGAGCCTATCTTACCTGCGtctgggaaaaaataaatttagaattatACCACAGGGTCTTCCTGCTTCTATTGAG GAATTATATCTAGAAAATAACCAAATTGAAGAAATAACCGAAATTTGTTTCAATCACACCAGAATGATAAATGTTATTGTACTACGTCataataaaattgaagaaaacagaattgCTCCTTTAGCCTGGATAAATCAAGG AAATCTGGAATCGATTGACCTCTCCTACAACAAGCTCTATCATGTCCCCTCCTATCTTCCCAAGTCTCTGCTGCACCTAGTGCTCGTCGGGAACCAAATTGAGCGGATACCTGGCTATGTGTTTGGTCACATGGAGCCGGGTCTGGAATACTTGTACCTGTCATTTAATAAACTCACCAATGATGGAGTGGACCCAGTCTCATTCTATGGGGCATACCATTCTCTGAGAGAATTGTTTCTGGATCACAATGACTTAAAATCTATACCATCTGGCATACAAGAAATGAAGGCGCTCCATTTTCTGAGGTTGAACAACAACAAGATACG